The nucleotide sequence GTGTGAGGTTGCAGTGAGTAGGGTCACCGGCCTTTATGGCTTCGCCGCTCATTCTCCTTCTTGCCGGCGCCGTCCTCTTGCTAACCTCCCACCCCGGCGGCGCCACCGACCTGGGCTCCGACATGGCCGCCCTCCTCGCCTTCCGCGACAGCGTTGGCCGGTTGGCGCTGCCGTCTTGGAACGCCAACTCTCCCGGTGCGCCCTGCTCGTGGCAGGGCGTCGCCTGCGAGTCCGGCCGCGTCGGCTGTCTCCGCCTCCCCGGCGCCGGCCTCATTGGCCGTATCCCCGCCGCTGTCGGCAATCTCACTTCCCTCCGTACCCTCAGCCTCCGCTTCAACGCCCTCTCCGGGCCCCTGCCGCCGGAGCTCGCCAGCCTCGCTGCGCTCCGGAACCTCTACCTGCAAGGAAACCGCTTGTCCGGGGACATCCCGGGGTTCCTCTCCTCCCTAAAGAACCTCGTCCGCCTCAACCTCGCCGGCAACCAGTTCACCGGCGGGATTCCACCGGAGCTCAACAACCTCACCCGGCTCGGGACGCTGTTTCTTGACAACAACCAGCTCACCGGCGGGATTCCGGACCTCGATCTCTCCAACCTCGTCCGGTTCAACGTGTCTTACAACCAGCTCAACGGATCGATCCCGGCTAAGCTCCGCTCTCAGCCGGCGAGCGCATTCCTGGCTACGGGCCTCTGCGGTGGTCCCCTCGGGCCGTGCCCGGGCGAGATCGCGCCGTCTCCATCGGCGGAGGAGCCGGCCGCCGAGAATGCCGGCGGCGGGGCAGAGAATAACAgcgagaagaagaacaagaacaagcTCTCCGGCGGGGCGATCGCCGGGATCGCAATTGGTGCCGCAGCCTTCTTGCTCATCGTGCTTGTGTTGCGGATACTAGTCTGCCGCCGGAGAAAGAAACGGCCGGCGGCCGGCGGGAAGCAGATCGCGATGGTGGCGGCTGCTCAAGAGCAGAGGGATAAGGGTTCAGGGGAAGGAGGAACAAACGGCAACGGCCCTGCGGCGACTCCAGTGGATGCAGCGGTGAAGGCTGCGACGTCAGCTGCCGGGGATAAGAAACTGGTGTTCTTCGGCCGGGGAGGGGCAAGGCGGTTCGACCTGGAGGATCTGCTGCGAGCGTCGGCGGAGGTGCTGGGGAAGGGCACGTTCGGGACAACTTACAAGGCGGTGCTCGAGACTGGGATAACGGTGGCGGTGAAGCGGCTCAAGGACGTGAATCTGCAGGAGCAGGAGTTCAAGGAGAAGATGGAGGCCATCGGGGCGATGGACCACCCCAACGTGGTGCCCCTCATGGCATACTACTTCAGCAAGGATGAAAAGCTCCTCGTCTATGATTACGTGCCAATGGGGAGCCTCTCCGCCCTCTTGCATGGTATGGCCATCCTCCCTCTTCCTTCCACCAAGAATTCATATTCTTTTCTTGGAATTGAATGGTTCTTGAGCTTGATACCATGAATTTGAATCACATGTTTTCATTTAAGCTTTGATGCCAGTTGCATTCATATCTTCATCTGCTGTTGATTAAGCTTCTTTAACCCTTGCTAATTGCTTGCTTGTTCATGTCtacttattttcatttttatgtttcttctGTTAACAATTCCTAAGCTCTGTTTCCCTCATGTAAAGCAATTGCCAAGATTTGTGATCATTACATTGTCTAATATTCCTGTTGCTTGGGAGAAGATTTAGTACATTGTTGAGGAAGTTAACACGGACAATGTTTTGTCCGTCGAATGCAAAAGAAAGAGTAGGTAATCTCAGGATTAGGTTCTTCTTCATTGATGCTGCATTTGCCTTGGCCCAAACAGCCCATTTCTTGTGATtgaagtttttttatttatttaatcctGTTAACTTTAGATGatactaatttttatatttagtgGTGCTCCAGTTGAGCACTAGGTGGGTCTATATCCAATATAGACGCACTACCAACCATGATAGCTAAGGTCCGATACCCTCGTAATCAACTAATTTCCAAGTTTTGTGGTTCCTGTGATACCTAATATTCAGTTTTCTAGAGCAAAAATGCAATACATTTTCAAGGTATAAATATGTAGACAATTGATCAGAAAAGCTTATTGTATGTCATGAGTAGTTTCAATTATGCTGGAGCTGCAATGACATTGCCTCGAACCATCTTTTTTCTcattgtataaaatatttcagaaagtTGTTTCTTTTTTCACCTGAACTTGTTGACATTGGACGTTCTCAATTTCATACAGAGTATTATATGGTTGAAGTACTAATTGGGTTATGTTTAAAATAGGCTTACTACCAATTATTGGATTACATGttcaaaaagaaatttttttggtTGTAGTTTTGTACTATTATATTGGAAGTTTGAAGGGGAATTCAAAACCATTATATCTGGTAATTGGGGGTTCTTGCTAGTAAAATGCATTACATTGCATCGGAGGAGCACTGTTATCATCAGAATTAAATGTTGATGTTTTGCTGTGCTTGCTAAGAATTGATTGAATCTTTGCTTGTGTACAATAAGGCCATTTTCCTTTCGCTTCTAGGACTAGGGCAATGTTCTGATATTTCTCAGCATTGATAGAAATCGTGGAaaacatcaacataaatctgactaTCCTGTTTCTCGTTGATAAAACATGCAGGCAACAGAGGATCTGGTCGAACGTCTTTCAACTGGGTAACACGAATTGGAATTGGACTTTCAGCAGCACGTGGCATCGAATATATTCACTCGACAGGCCCTTCATCCTCACATGGCAACATCAAATCCTCCAACATCCTCCTCACCAAACCATATGAAGCCCGTGTGTCCGATCATGGCCTTGCCCTTCTCATGGGTTCAGCTTCCACTACGACTCGGATTGCAGGATATCGTGCCCCGGAAGTTGCTGATCCTCAAAAGGTCTCTCAGAAGGCTGATGTTTATAGCTTTGGTGTTCTCCTGCTTGAGCTGCTCACGGGCAAGGCCCCGGCACAGGCCCTACTCAATGACGAAGGCATCGACCTACCAAAATGGGTCCAATCGGTTGTGAGAGAGGAGTGGACAGCGGAGGTGTTTGATGTGGAGCTGCTGAGGTACCAGAGTGTGGAAGAGGACATGGTGCAGCTCCTGCAGCTTGCCATGGAATGTGTGGCACAGTACCCAGACAAACGGCCTTGTATGGCCGAGGTGGTGATCCGCATCAATGAGATCATAAAATCGAGCCAAGGATCTTCCTACCAAGACCAGCAGAGCAGCCCACAAAGCATTGACGATGGTGATGACCACGCCTCTCGCCAGTATGACCCAGTCAATGTACCGAACCCTCCTGGTGATGAATAGACCAAAACTTAGCTCTTGGGCCCTGCATTCAGAGCATGACTCCCATCTCTGGAGCCATGGTGGTTTTTCTTTTAAATCATTTATTGTGATTAAGCAATATGTGCATGCTGTTTGTTCCTCTTTCCTGCATTTCCACATCACACATCCACTTTCCTTCTCTCTTGTAGGATTTCTAGTGGCTGCTGGTGGACTGCTCCTGTAATTAGTCTTTTTCTTGCTTGGAATCTTCTTGTTTATGATATATAAGTTGTAAGGTGGTTGAGCAATTGGTCCAGCAGGAATAGATCTTTGAAAGGGCCTCTCTTTTACTTCTCTCTGGTAGTAAGGACATCAACACAGTGAGTTGGACCTCTTGATGGTGAATTATGTTTGGTAATGGAAAGATTGGTGACAGGAGAGTCCACCATGAGCTGTGTGACTATTGGCTTTTTATTAGCTCTACCAGTCTGCTTGGCTGTATTGGTTGCTAATGATATTGCACATTCATGCACTGGTTTTAAGGGCTGGCCATCAGACACAGTAGAGATTGATGGATGATGATGCTGATACTACTGAAACAGATCATTTCTTATCTTTGCTGCCTGACTCAGGTCATTGTGAAGACGAAGAGAGACGACGGCTTTCGACCCACCGGCCAATCTCATCTGGTTCACATCACTTAACCGTTAAggtttcttcatgacatgatctaTATTATAAATCCATTGCATCGTCATCAATCATCAAATGATGAGGAGGTGAACTCCACTCTATAGAACTGAGATTGGTAAACCCAATTAATGTCAATTTTCGTTGATTTTTTTATTAGGTTCTTTTGTTTTGGCTTATGGCAAATAATTTTAaagtaattttttaataaataaagtattacattaaatgatatatatatgatACTTATTCATAGATTCGGACTTCAGATCTATCATTAATAGCAGATCAATAAATTAAATATCTCATGTGGGTTTAAATCTTAGGTCTATCCCTTATGCAATAATAGCATAAGAAGGATGTctcgatttaaaatattttttaaaagtaaATTGATGGAGCATAACGTTACTAAGAACGATTTATACTTTAATaagtataaataattaaatagtgCACATTATTCTTATACCGCACATACCAAATGACAAGGTGGTCTCAATATCTTAGATAATTAATTGAACCTATTTTTCAACCAAATCATAGGATGCTTACC is from Musa acuminata AAA Group cultivar baxijiao chromosome BXJ1-6, Cavendish_Baxijiao_AAA, whole genome shotgun sequence and encodes:
- the LOC135675859 gene encoding probable inactive receptor kinase At1g48480, whose protein sequence is MASPLILLLAGAVLLLTSHPGGATDLGSDMAALLAFRDSVGRLALPSWNANSPGAPCSWQGVACESGRVGCLRLPGAGLIGRIPAAVGNLTSLRTLSLRFNALSGPLPPELASLAALRNLYLQGNRLSGDIPGFLSSLKNLVRLNLAGNQFTGGIPPELNNLTRLGTLFLDNNQLTGGIPDLDLSNLVRFNVSYNQLNGSIPAKLRSQPASAFLATGLCGGPLGPCPGEIAPSPSAEEPAAENAGGGAENNSEKKNKNKLSGGAIAGIAIGAAAFLLIVLVLRILVCRRRKKRPAAGGKQIAMVAAAQEQRDKGSGEGGTNGNGPAATPVDAAVKAATSAAGDKKLVFFGRGGARRFDLEDLLRASAEVLGKGTFGTTYKAVLETGITVAVKRLKDVNLQEQEFKEKMEAIGAMDHPNVVPLMAYYFSKDEKLLVYDYVPMGSLSALLHGNRGSGRTSFNWVTRIGIGLSAARGIEYIHSTGPSSSHGNIKSSNILLTKPYEARVSDHGLALLMGSASTTTRIAGYRAPEVADPQKVSQKADVYSFGVLLLELLTGKAPAQALLNDEGIDLPKWVQSVVREEWTAEVFDVELLRYQSVEEDMVQLLQLAMECVAQYPDKRPCMAEVVIRINEIIKSSQGSSYQDQQSSPQSIDDGDDHASRQYDPVNVPNPPGDE